In the genome of Streptomyces sp. Q6, the window CGAAGGAAGCCACCGCCGCCTTGTCGCCGGCTCGGGCGGCACGGGCCACCGCGGCGGCGGACGTGTCGCCGTCGGCCTCCGGGCGCCAGCCGTCGGACAGCGCGCGCCGGGCGATGTTCGGGCCACTGGCGATGCGCTCGACGCAGCCGCGTGCGCCGCACGGACAGAGGTCGCCGTCGAGGTCGACGCTGATGTGGCCGATGTGTCCCGCGTTCCCGGTAGGACCGGGGTGCACCTGGCCGCCCAGGACGAGGCCGCCGCCGACGCCCGTCGAGACCACCATGCACAGGGCGTTGTCGTGCCCCTGGGCAGCGCCCTGCCAGTGCTCCGCCGCCGTGATCGCCACCCCGTCGCCGATGAGCTCGACCGGCAGGCCGCCCGCGAGGGACCGTACGCGCTCGACCAGCGGGAAACCGCGCCACCCCGGCACGTTGACCGGGCTGACCGTGCCCGCGGAGCGGTCCACGGGACCCGCGCTGCCGATGCCCACGGCCCGCACGTCCGGCCACATCGGCGACGCCGTCAGCTCGGCGAGCACCGCCGCCAC includes:
- a CDS encoding ROK family protein translates to MHTDLVAALDIGGTKIAGALVDDQGRILRRAQRPTPAQEDGETVMGAVAAVLAELTASPMWPDVRAVGIGSAGPVDRSAGTVSPVNVPGWRGFPLVERVRSLAGGLPVELIGDGVAITAAEHWQGAAQGHDNALCMVVSTGVGGGLVLGGQVHPGPTGNAGHIGHISVDLDGDLCPCGARGCVERIASGPNIARRALSDGWRPEADGDTSAAAVARAARAGDKAAVASFERAAQALAAGIAATATLVEIDIAVIGGGVAKAGDVLFTPLRRALRDYATLSFVQRLTVAPASTGTDAGLVGAAAAALRSGSGAAAAHRLSA